Genomic DNA from Scylla paramamosain isolate STU-SP2022 chromosome 12, ASM3559412v1, whole genome shotgun sequence:
attgtttttttttatttattttttgggagggttttatttatttttttattcctcgcATTTATATGTAAATCTGTCTAAATAAGCacttaaaaagtaatctagagtgaacAAAAGGTcgggtttattttttttttcatgtaagaggggcaccggccaagagcagcaaaaaataaataaataaataaataaataaataaataaataaaaaaaaaatatatatatatatatatatatatatatatatatatatatatatatatatatatatatatatatatatatatatatatatatatataaagggcctactgaggtgccagtccccgaacagagtcgatagcggtagtaaaaaaattacaggataagtgtcttgaaacttccttcttgaaatagttcaagtcatggaagtggaaatacggaagcagactgcgagttcaagagtttaccaaaaaaagggatgaatggctgagaataatggttaactcttgcattagagaagtggacagaatagggatgagagaaagaagaaagtcgtaTACAGCGAGGcaacgggaggaggggaggcatgcagctagcaagatcagaagagccgttagcatgaaaattgcggtacaagatagcaagagatgcaacactgcggcgatgagagagaggtcgagggcagtcagttagaggagaaaagttgataaggcgaaaagcttttaattccatcctGTCTGGTAGAGTGGTATGACTGGAATCCATCCCAGACATgtggagcatactccatacatggacggataaggccccagtacagagttagcagccaggGGAAGGGTTGGgggagaaaactggcggagatgactcagaacacctaacttcatagaagctgttttagctagagatgagatgtgaagtttccagtttagattataagtaaaggacagaccaaggatgttcagtggagaagaggggaacagttagtgtcactgaaaaagagggaatagttgtctggaagcttgtgtcaagttgatagattgaggaatttttgaggcattgaacaatactaactttgctctgccccagtcagaaattttagagagatcagaagccaggcgttctgtggcttccctgcgagaactgtttacttcctgaaaggttgaaCGTCTAGGATAAGatgcggaaaagtgcagggtggtatcagcataggagtggataggacaagaagtttggttcagaggatcattgataaatagtagagagagagtaggtgacaggaaagaaccgtgaggaacaccactcttaatagatttaggaaaagaacagtgaccgtctaccacagtagcaatagaacggtcagaaagggaactcgagaagttacaaagagaaaggtagaagccataggagggtagtctggaaatcaaagctttgtgccagactatcaaaagcttttgatatgtctaaggcaacagcaaaagtttcaccaaaatccctaaaagaggatgaccaagactcagtaaggaaagccagatcaccagtagagcggccttacggaacccatactggcgatcagatagaaagttgtaagtgatgtgtttaagaatcttcctgttgaggaaagaTTCAAAAGTTTAAAAAAGTAGGAAATTTAAACAacagaacggtagtttgagggacttgaagggtcatcctttttaggaacaggctaaatttagacaaacttccagcaagaaggaaagatatatgttgatagacagagttggaagagtttgactaggcaaggtgcaagcacggaggcacagattcggagaacaataggagggaccccatcaggtccataagccttctgagggcttaggccagcgagggcatggaaaaatcacggcgaaggattttaatgggtagtatgaagtagtcagagggtggaggagatggaggaacatgccctgaatcatccaagctagagtttttagcaaaggcttGAGCGAgcagttcagctttagaaataaaggagatggcaatggtgctatcaggttgaaataaaggagggaaagaaaaaagcaaagttattggagatattcttggctaggtgccagaaggcAAGAGGGGAGtcagatcttgaaaaattttgacactttctattaatgaagaacagacacttgtttaggtcatgcggATAGAAGTTGGTCCGGTTGGACAAAgtctgtgttaacttgtactatacaggaaatgaacagcTCAGGTTTGACTagttttgcattcatttatgTATACTCGTAGGTACATATATACACCTTGTTTATCAATATGATGTAGaaataaattttgatatgtaaaatattTCTAATAAAACCCAAAAGAACCCcacttaagcttttttttttttttatgccaaccCTGCATAAAACTCACATGGAGGAAATGCAAACCCTAGTCCGAGGTGGCCCCGCGCGCGTGCCACACGTCGTAAACTACGAGTCATTTGACTTGCATTTAATCTTGATTGTTGTCCGTCCTTACTGAAACACATAGAGTGAATTAAAAGTAAGCAGGAATGTAAACAGGTAAGCAAGCAAGCAATTTTATTGACCATAAGTTCGTCATTACAAGAATACATACATGTAACAATCATGTTACAATATTTATAACAGTAAGTGCGCATCATGGTCCATTTTGGTAAAAGTATTACATTTTAAGTTAAacactaaacaaataaaattacttTTGACACTAAAACAAATAAGAGATTTGAGGCACTGAGCCAATGAACCGAAATGTATCAAAGCGCTAAAATAAAGAACTAAAGAATACTAAGGCAGTAAAATGACATCTTAACAtcaaaacagataaataaaaggattaaAGACACTGAAGCACCTAAACGTTAAAAATAACACGCActtgcattcacacacacacacacacacacatacacacacacaaccacaaggTAATTTTGAATGACAAAAATTGCTATAGTTCACCACAATGTGCTGAGGGTGGAGGTGGGGATGGTTTTACCTGTCGACCTCACATTCCCTcttattccctctctttcctctctctccgtatcctttctctctttaacttcctttccatcttttttctgtttatctcctctcttcgctcgccttttcactccctctcctttcattcttcctggTACTACCCTGCTCAACAAGGAAATATAgttgtggcagcagcagtagcagcagcagcagcggcatcggtggtggcggcggcggcagcagcggcagggcggcggcggcggcggcagcggcggcggcggcggcggcggcggcggcggcggcgacggcggcggcggcggcggcagggcggcggcggcggtggcggcagcagcagcagcagcagcagcaagtgcTCACTTACATCATCCGGATTCATAATTTTTGCACGTGTACTGTTCTGATCAGTCCGCGTACGCACTTGTATATTCTTTcacgtgtgtctgtctggcgTGACGAAGCacatcctttgtgtgtgtgtgtgtgtgtgtgtgtgtgtgtgtgtgtgtgtgtgtgtgtgtgtgtgtgtgtgtgtgtgtgtgtgtgtgtgtgtgtgtgtaataataacaatagtaatgatgatgatgatgatgatgatgatgatgatgatgatgatgatgatgatgattattattattggaataataataataataataataataataataataataataataataataataataataataataataaataacagtaattataataataatgaataaataaataaatataattaataTACTCATTAACTTTCagcaaataacaaaaacatcactataattaatcttgatcttcattatcattattattattaacattattatcattattattattattattattattattatgatcaacatcatcactaccattatcatttattattacgATCATCATCACATTATAATCACTACCATACTATACTCATTACTCGCCACGATGAAATGACGTCAGTACATAACGATGACACGGACTTTTCTTCTATGCAGTCAATAAAAACGCCAAAGAAATGCATCACGTTCTGTACAGTCACGGTGTGAAGGTGTCTTAGCGTCCAGATTCCCCGCCAGGCAGGGACATCTGGCAACCACGCCACGCGattcactcactgctgccttGTGTGATTCTCTCATCTTAATACTCGTACCATTAACTTATTCTCATACAGTTTTCATGCATCACCATTTATATGCTTGATGACGAGTTGTAAATATGTGTtgaaccctttgactgctaatggTACTTTTTACTGTATTACAGCGACTTTGTATCTTTCCACTTCGCCATACTAATCCTATTTCCAGGGATTTGCaatactttcttttcctgtctttattttttatggtgTCTTAAAAAACTCATAATCTAAACTTACATCAGAGCATTTAAATTATTAATTTCGAGAAgctgtagcagtgaaagggctaAGAGTAACAAAGATGAAATTTATGGTGGCTGAAGATAAGATATTAATGAGAgcttttgtgtattattttccATTACTAGACGAAGGCTTCACTCATCTGCGTCAGTTCCTCGTGTTGTGTGAAGTAATGCAGCACTCATCGATAACACTACTAACAGATAGGCTGCTGAATATGAGCATTTACATAAATTAGCTCTGGCTGCAACTTCCTCGAGTTCAAAAGAGGTGAGATTATGTTGCTCAGTTGATTAAGGTGACGAAAGCACACCTCTCTCAGTACtcaataccacacacacacacacacacacacacacacacacacacacacacacacacacacacacattgacacaaAGCACAACTACAAGGTGATACGTGATCAGATGAGTGGCAAACAAGGCGTGGGTAACCGTGGCAACGTGTTTGAGATGCTACACAGGAAtgtattgttactattactcgTCTTCACGTTTCATGCTATGGTTCTTTGTGTCACCTCACTAATGTAAGAAAGTAACATCCAATATTACAGTGTTTATTCTGAAGGTCTTAGTGTAAACGTGATGAGTTTAGATGCATGCATTTATTAAGATGGTATCACCCCTGTCCTCCAGCACAACGCATCATTCAGTGACAGTGctatgtaaaagaagaaaaaaaaaataaataaaaaaaataaaaaaaataaaaaataaataaataaatatataaatatatatatatatatatatatatatatatatatatatatatatatatatatatatatatatatatatatatatatatatatatatatatatatatatatatatatatatatatattattccaaACCCACGTCAGCGTGACAAGAGTTTCATACCTCAGGTTTTCAAGGTTTTCTTCTTGAAATCTTTTAATCCACCGATGAACACTTCGTTTATTAATTTTAAGTAAGCATGATGACTCCCGCGGCGTTATATTTGCTGATAACAAAAACACGATGTATTGCTGCTCAGCTTCACAAGTCTAACTCCTGCCACCTCGAGGCTCCATCACGTCCCGCCTCGACGGTTTAATTTCCCGCCTGATGAAGTCATCGTcgagagagagtataatattGTCATCATTTATGATAAAGAATGTTTGCTCATATCTTTAAGAAATTTTAAGTGTAGTTTACTAAATTTAAGATGATCATTACGAAATGTTTTTACTCTATTTTAATCCTACGTTGCACAAAGCGGAATTGCACTTGACTGAACTCCCCGTGAGCGAAAATCCCGCGTCACAATGTTTCGTCAGCTTTAAATCAAACATGGTAATCAGAAGGACCTTTCTCCATGTTAATTTTTTAATAATTGATTTTGAGCAAGAACTTGTAACAACAGTGACACTCGTGGTTAATTAAGATAAGATTTCAGTAgaatttcaaggaaaatcacgGTGAAACAATACATTATTTTCCATCCTGACTCTGCTTCAATTAGAGCCTGCAAATTTAAGTAAACAACATCATGATGGATGTTATGATATACTTTTTGGTATTTGCTACTTATGTATGTTTCCACTCAAtaccccaccccacacacacacacacacacacacacacacacacacacacacacacacacacacacacacacacacacacacatacacacacacacacataatagatgaatacatagataaaagcaaaatatcaataaataataagtactACATAAAAAGGGACATATGAACATGTCAATACAAGTGCGtaatctccctcacctccctctctagATCGCCCTACAGCTTTATTTGTTCTACCGAATTTCTCTTCCAGGGTATTCCTTAAATCCTTagcttttattcttatttctcattACCGTTTAAATGGCCAATTAAGTTGTCTAATTAAACTACCTTATACAACAGAATATTTGATGAAATTtcataatttatttactttacattttttttgtatttagtaACATTAATTGGCAGAGTGAATGATGGTAATAAGAGAAGCGGCGGAGGATACTGCTACCAGACCACATCAATCAAGGACGTGCGTTTTGTGAAAACTTCCCCACCCACAAATTATCGAGAGTGTCATGGCGTCTCAGGGCCGAGCGGGAGGAAAACCGAGGGCCACGCTGCAGTATATATTGAGGGAAGCCGGAAAGCCAGGCACAGTTCGGCTCCCTCCCGTTCAGCGACATGAAGACTCTGGTAACTCGGCTCTTTGTGGTGTCTGCTTATCTTTGTTCACAACTGCTACAGTCACTGTCAGCAGTGTTGTAGTCACGCGCCGCGCCACGTCCACAGGGAGCCAGACACCTCTGGGTGGTGAAGCTGACCAACACTGCCTCACTATTTACGGTTTCCAAGAAAACCGATAAAATCGTATTATTCCTAACAAGTGCACaaaaagtacaaaagaaaacaaccaTCATTTAGATAAACCTGGCCGGCCTTTTGAAGCACGGCTATGTCCAGTAGCCTTGTGGGAGTTTTCATCTCTGAGGACACCTTTATTTATACAATGCTAGTTTTCTGAAGCCCAGTTTATCCCAACAGGTTGTtttggcagtgatggtggcggccacCGCCCATCAGGCCTACGGCATCCCTGTACCCGGCACTCTCTCCCACGGCACCCACGCCTACGGCTATGGGCAGGCGCCCTACGTGGGTCCGCTGGCTTCCAGTGTTCCTGCCGGCATCGGCGGAAAGGTCATCCCTGTCTCGGACACCTACGAGGTGGCGGCCGCCCGTGAACAGTTCTTCAGAGCCTACCAGGACCAGCTGAACACAATCTATGCCATCCGCGCCAGCCGACCCGCCTACCACAACACCTACGGCTACGGGCACCATGGCTCTGCAGGCGCCGTCCACGTGTCCCACGGAACCCACTCCTCTTACGGCACCCCTGCTGTGCACGCCCCCGTTGTGCACACTTCCCACGCCGTGCACGCCCCCGCAGTGCACACCTCCCACGTCGTGCATGCCGCCCCCGCCGTGCACCACGAATATTAAAACAGTCCAGCAGGAACACGTCGAAAGTAGCGGCTTTCAGGCTGAGTTCTTCTCGACGTAGCACACTGACAAATCCTTCTTCGCTGCCAGAACACTATTACAACTGATGTCTTCTCCACCACACCCGATCTTGTCAAATAAGTGTATGTACTGTACAGGtcaataaaaacattaaaaaacgtGACGTATTTCATTGTGATATGAAGAACATGTCGATACCATTTGAGGTGGCTACACATACTGTAATTCTGAGTCATTTACCATTAATGCCAAgcacttcccctttctcctgctactctctctctctctctctctctctctctctctctctctctctctctctctctctctctctctctctctctctctctctctatatatatatatatatatatatatatatatatatatatatatatatatatatatatatatatatatatatatatatatatatatatatatatatatatatatatatatatatatatatatatatatatatatatatatatatcctttacCTCATCAcccccctccttttcccctttataCTTCTTGACACAAGCTTGTTTAGCAAGGAAGAGATGGTTTACTTTCGCTATGTATTGCAGaagtaactgtagtagtagtagtaatattactagtagtagtagtagtagcagtagtagtagtagtagtagtagtagtagtagtagtagtagtagtagtagtagtagtagtagtagtagtaggaaaaaacAGTATATGAAATTCAAAAAAGGAAGGATTGTCTCCAACCTTTGCTCCTGCGGTCTCATCTCTCGATGGACACATAAAAAGGCACGTGCCGGTATGTATTTTAGATGCCCTTGTTCCTAAGATGACTATGATTACTATAAAGACAGCATGCAAATTAACCTTGTGTTTGTCTAGCATAGCAAAGAACGtccttttggtgtgtgtgtgtgtgtgtgtgtgtgtgtgtgtgtgtgtgtgtgtgtgtgtgtgtgtgtgtgtgtgtgtgtgtgtgtgtgtgtgtgttagtctcgCTCATGCGGTGGATAATACTACACTTTCATTTCACCTAGGAGtgatgcacacacgcacgcacgcacggatGTGTCCAACCATCCCCACCCCTGcgcgagcgcacacacacacacacacacacacacacacacacacacacacacacacacaccttcctgttcttttctttcctacaaTTGCAAACTTCATGGTCACtacacaaaacatttttttttacctcctcccccttctgcTCCTTTCTTCTACCAGCTTCTTTGTCAAATCCCATTAGTTATTCCCTCCCCACTTCCTCTCCTTACacgttcctctcctccatctggtGCCCTTCACTTCCCAAGCTCACGCgtcactgttttcctctttccacaccacacccatctctctctctctctctctctctctctctctctctctctctctctctctctctctctctctctctctctctcctcaaaacCAGAAAACCTACGCATGTCGCAGTGAAAAATATCCTCTGAACAGGAAGTAAAACCTAGTGCAATTTATTCAGATTTTATTTATGATGCTGCTGCAGATCATtgtaagataataataataataataataataataataataataataataataataataataataataataataatacgtaataataataatagtaataataataataataataataataataataataataataataataataataataataatagtaataataataatataataataatgacaatgataataataaaagatgataatgacgataataataataataataatgaggaggaggaggaggaggaggaggaggaggaggaggaggaggaggagaacaacaacaacaacaacaacaacaacaacaacaacaacaacaacaacaacaacaataatgataataacaataataataagaagaagaacagcaacaccaccaccaccaccaccaccaccaccaccaccaccaccatcaccaccaacaacaagaacaacgataaaaataacaataacgtTAATGGATCATAACTTCACAAACTACACCTAAGTTCTATAATTTTGTTAGCTGTGAATCATCATATCCCTTTTATTTTCGGATATCATTTACATCGACTGCGTCTTCATCCGAGATTCGCACTCCCAATCTTCCGTAGTAGCGCGTTCATACTTCTGACGGTTGGCAAGTGCATTCATTACCCAGCCATGGTCGAGAGTCAAGtaaccttttttatttattttcactgtgTTTTAGCGCTTTCCCCACAACCTCATCTCCTCTCACGTCCATTACAGAATCAGGGTACTGGCagattttaaccctttcactgttatttgcaacatttttccttaattactaatcactgtgagacatctttatttgttctataGCCACCTCCAATCATTAAACTGAGTATAAATTgcaatatttcttctttttaatcccattcttgcttgtagatgcttatagaGATTTCACGCGTTATTCCCAGAGTTGTTAATTGTTTaatatcgcagtgaaagaatTAAACACGTCAGAGcagtaagaaaacaagaaatgtaCCGTATATTGGCAAAACAAATTAATCAAATACTCTAATGCTTATTTAGCGTTAAGTTGTATCCTGCTTTTTAATAtacaaacactttttttttatatagtgaacacttttttttttcctcactactATACTGTGTACCTAATTATTTGTTCATAAGGTGTAGTAGGTAGCCAGTGTAATTATATCCCTATAGTGGCCAAACCAATTTCTTTCGCTATGTTTCAGTAAGTTTagagtaatattttttttctcggatCCTGTTAAATCTACAAATTCCTGGACTTTATCATTTGCTTCAAAACCTCACAATACACGGAActatacaactctctctctctctctctctctct
This window encodes:
- the LOC135105849 gene encoding cuticle protein CP1876-like; translation: MKTLVVLAVMVAATAHQAYGIPVPGTLSHGTHAYGYGQAPYVGPLASSVPAGIGGKVIPVSDTYEVAAAREQFFRAYQDQLNTIYAIRASRPAYHNTYGYGHHGSAGAVHVSHGTHSSYGTPAVHAPVVHTSHAVHAPAVHTSHVVHAAPAVHHEY